In Candidatus Saccharimonadia bacterium, a single genomic region encodes these proteins:
- a CDS encoding DUF4446 family protein, giving the protein MIYALIALALASLGLGVIALVQVRRLTTRFSAALGGNVAASLESTLTGHLARVEAVDSRLGELESEYQRLSITGALASQKISVVRFNPFGDTGGDQSFSLAVLDAHDSGYVLSSIHGRQGTRVYVKPVDFGKSKYQLSVEEQQALNQAAKRVPQISEEN; this is encoded by the coding sequence GTGATATATGCCCTCATTGCCCTTGCCCTGGCCAGCCTCGGCCTTGGTGTTATTGCCCTCGTACAGGTACGACGGCTCACGACGCGCTTCAGCGCCGCACTCGGCGGCAATGTCGCCGCATCGCTCGAATCCACCCTCACCGGTCACCTAGCCCGCGTTGAAGCCGTCGATAGCCGCCTAGGCGAGCTAGAATCCGAATACCAGCGCCTTTCGATCACCGGCGCCCTCGCCTCACAAAAGATCTCGGTGGTCCGGTTCAACCCCTTCGGCGACACCGGCGGCGATCAAAGCTTCAGTCTAGCCGTACTCGATGCCCACGATTCCGGCTATGTACTTTCGAGCATCCACGGCCGCCAAGGCACCCGGGTTTACGTCAAGCCCGTCGACTTTGGCAAGAGCAAATACCAGCTTTCGGTCGAGGAGCAGCAAGCCTTAAACCAAGCCGCCAAACGCGTACCCCAGATAAGCGAGGAGAACTAA
- a CDS encoding polymer-forming cytoskeletal protein — MARKSHDDALGVAGGETIIGAGVTVHGTLNSDADITIDGSLDGTITTAGDLTIGVNGRITADVTATNITILGHLKGNITATGEASIRETGQVEGDIVSGGLAISPGGIFVGRSQMQTVIPLGPEPTKPEPQSETKNL, encoded by the coding sequence ATGGCTCGAAAAAGTCACGATGACGCACTGGGAGTAGCCGGCGGCGAAACGATCATCGGCGCCGGTGTCACCGTGCATGGCACCCTTAACAGCGATGCCGATATCACCATCGACGGCAGCCTCGACGGCACCATCACCACCGCCGGCGACCTCACCATCGGCGTCAACGGCCGCATCACGGCCGACGTCACCGCCACCAATATCACGATACTCGGCCACCTCAAGGGCAACATTACCGCCACCGGCGAAGCCTCTATCCGCGAAACCGGCCAAGTCGAGGGCGACATCGTTTCCGGTGGGCTCGCCATCAGCCCCGGCGGTATTTTCGTGGGCCGCAGCCAAATGCAAACCGTCATACCGCTCGGCCCCGAACCCACCAAACCCGAGCCTCAATCCGAGACCAAGAATCTCTAA
- a CDS encoding diacylglycerol kinase family protein — MYYYIVNPAAGHGQIKNLQEKLRSRLDKLNIRGEWVKTTGPGDATKLAKAAVAAGHTTIVAVGGDDTVNEVINGIERDNVAVGIIPIGTANRVASQLGIITWSQACEALAARRLTSYSLIAAGQKFFLSTLTLGFETDLDKTVDTSQSGVRARVGQFAQSLGHASHYNSLGCRIEVDGKFTLACDIFTLSVANQKFLNPLAENRLIIALSDRPQARLGLGTMVWRTLRRRSGESLLEDTATTRFLAHRVVIETDPPTGIMVDGKVAGRTPIAIRLTDRRIRFITEKIIADFKDAIAA, encoded by the coding sequence ATGTATTATTACATCGTCAACCCAGCAGCCGGTCACGGACAGATCAAAAATCTCCAAGAAAAGCTGCGTTCACGCCTCGACAAGCTAAACATTCGCGGCGAATGGGTCAAAACCACCGGCCCCGGCGACGCCACCAAGCTCGCCAAAGCTGCCGTCGCCGCCGGGCACACCACCATCGTAGCCGTCGGCGGCGACGACACCGTCAACGAAGTCATCAACGGCATCGAGCGCGACAACGTCGCCGTTGGCATCATCCCCATCGGCACCGCCAACCGCGTCGCCAGTCAGCTCGGCATCATCACCTGGTCCCAAGCCTGCGAAGCCCTGGCCGCCCGCCGGCTTACCTCCTACTCGCTGATCGCTGCCGGCCAAAAATTCTTTCTCTCCACCCTCACCCTCGGATTCGAAACCGACCTCGACAAAACCGTCGACACCTCGCAGTCCGGTGTCCGCGCGCGCGTCGGCCAATTTGCCCAGAGCCTCGGACACGCCTCCCATTACAACAGCCTGGGATGCCGCATCGAAGTTGACGGCAAATTCACCCTGGCCTGCGATATCTTCACCCTCTCGGTAGCCAATCAAAAATTTCTCAACCCCCTAGCCGAAAACCGCCTCATTATCGCCCTCAGCGACCGACCCCAGGCCCGCCTCGGGCTCGGCACCATGGTGTGGCGCACCTTGCGGCGCCGCAGCGGCGAGAGCCTGCTCGAGGACACCGCCACCACGCGCTTCCTAGCCCACCGCGTGGTGATCGAAACCGACCCACCCACCGGGATCATGGTCGACGGCAAAGTCGCCGGGCGCACGCCCATTGCCATCCGCCTCACCGACCGGCGCATTCGCTTTATCACCGAGAAAATTATCGCCGATTTCAAGGACGCCATTGCCGCGTAA
- the infC gene encoding translation initiation factor IF-3, with protein MNREITAQTVRLVDVDGSQRGIVSLREALDLAAEAGLDLAEIAPNAETPVVKILDWGKYRYEQGKQLAKSRKSQKQVEVKQVRLGLKIGEHDLQVKLSRVKKFLEQGDKVKISLLFRGREITHPDLGRAILKRVMDQIEEFAVQEQAPQLSGRDLNMIVGSKKDTKDAKA; from the coding sequence TTGAACCGTGAGATCACCGCCCAAACTGTTCGTTTGGTCGATGTTGATGGGTCACAGCGTGGTATTGTTAGCCTCCGTGAGGCACTGGACCTAGCCGCCGAGGCTGGCCTAGATCTGGCAGAGATAGCTCCCAACGCCGAAACTCCCGTAGTCAAAATCCTCGATTGGGGCAAATACCGCTACGAACAAGGCAAGCAACTCGCCAAGAGCCGTAAGTCTCAAAAGCAAGTTGAGGTAAAGCAAGTCCGGCTCGGCCTCAAGATCGGTGAGCACGATCTGCAGGTAAAACTAAGCCGGGTCAAGAAGTTTCTCGAACAAGGCGACAAGGTCAAGATCAGCCTACTGTTCCGAGGACGCGAAATCACTCACCCCGACCTCGGACGCGCCATTCTCAAGCGAGTTATGGATCAAATCGAGGAATTCGCCGTCCAGGAGCAAGCCCCTCAACTTTCAGGCCGCGACCTCAACATGATAGTAGGATCCAAGAAGGACACCAAAGATGCCAAAGCTTAA
- the rpmI gene encoding 50S ribosomal protein L35: protein MPKLKTHKGMAKRIKISATGKLMHRRAYRNHMLAHKSASAKREYVKEFQISAGDTANVKVMLGNYK, encoded by the coding sequence ATGCCAAAGCTTAAGACACACAAGGGAATGGCCAAGCGCATCAAGATCAGCGCTACCGGCAAATTGATGCACCGCCGCGCCTACCGCAACCACATGCTCGCTCACAAGTCGGCCTCGGCCAAACGTGAGTACGTTAAGGAATTCCAGATTTCAGCCGGCGATACTGCCAACGTTAAGGTAATGCTAGGAAATTATAAATAA
- the rplT gene encoding 50S ribosomal protein L20 has translation MMRIKRGVTSHAKHKKLRAQTKGYSLVRRASVRQARQAVLKALQYQYRDRRNMKRDLRGLWITRINAGVSQFGLSYSVFMGNLKKAGVTLDRKILAELAVTHPKAFEAVVDTAKATK, from the coding sequence ATAATGCGTATCAAACGCGGCGTCACCAGCCACGCCAAACACAAGAAACTCCGGGCCCAGACCAAAGGCTATAGCCTCGTCCGGCGCGCCAGCGTCCGCCAGGCTCGTCAGGCTGTCCTCAAAGCCCTCCAATACCAATACCGCGACCGCCGCAACATGAAGCGCGACCTCCGCGGTCTTTGGATCACCCGCATCAACGCCGGCGTCAGCCAATTCGGACTGTCTTATTCGGTCTTCATGGGCAACCTCAAAAAAGCCGGCGTCACGCTCGACCGCAAGATCCTCGCCGAGCTCGCCGTCACCCACCCCAAGGCCTTCGAAGCGGTCGTAGACACCGCCAAAGCCACCAAATAG
- a CDS encoding glycosyltransferase produces MREPKIALTHHWLTSPGGAEKVLYELHQMYPEAPIYTSAYDPKKFPEFAGADIRTTFLDKIPFLKLKHQLFPIFLGTPFKTLDMSGYDIVISSCAAEAKYVRTSGETLHICYCHTPVRYYWSDYEWRLKNLPFGAFNWLARLVFPVLIGVLRWVDYRAAQGVDVFVANSRHIQRRIAQYYHRDSTVIYPPIVMGAQGVVGSGGRDYYLIVGRQVASKRLDVAVDAFNSLGLPLKVVGAGEEIARQRPRAQANIEFLGRVSDDERDRLFAGAKAFVFPPEEDFGMVPLEAMAVGTPVIAYDGGGAPEYVTDGETGVLFGSQTGAALADAVQRFEGMTFDEGVIRARAKEFDASIFRKTMAKFVRDKWDVFTLNKGTLRP; encoded by the coding sequence ATGCGCGAGCCGAAGATTGCGCTGACGCATCACTGGCTGACGTCGCCTGGCGGGGCCGAGAAGGTGTTGTATGAATTGCATCAAATGTATCCGGAGGCGCCGATATATACCTCGGCCTATGATCCCAAAAAGTTTCCGGAATTTGCGGGCGCCGATATTCGAACGACGTTTTTGGACAAGATCCCGTTTTTGAAGCTGAAGCACCAGCTGTTTCCGATATTTTTGGGGACGCCATTTAAGACGCTTGATATGAGTGGGTATGACATTGTGATTTCGTCGTGCGCGGCCGAGGCCAAGTATGTGCGGACGAGCGGGGAGACACTGCATATCTGCTACTGCCACACGCCGGTGCGTTACTACTGGAGCGATTATGAATGGCGGCTCAAGAATTTGCCCTTTGGGGCCTTTAACTGGCTGGCGCGGCTGGTGTTTCCGGTACTGATTGGGGTGCTGCGGTGGGTAGACTACCGGGCGGCGCAGGGGGTGGATGTGTTTGTGGCGAACTCGCGGCATATTCAGCGGCGGATTGCGCAGTATTATCATCGGGATTCGACCGTGATTTATCCGCCGATTGTGATGGGGGCGCAGGGGGTGGTGGGGTCGGGGGGGCGTGATTATTATTTGATTGTGGGGCGGCAGGTGGCGTCGAAGCGGCTGGATGTGGCGGTGGATGCATTCAATAGCCTGGGGTTGCCGCTCAAGGTGGTGGGGGCGGGGGAGGAGATTGCCCGGCAGCGGCCGCGGGCGCAGGCTAATATTGAGTTTTTGGGGCGAGTGAGCGACGACGAGCGCGACCGGTTGTTTGCGGGGGCCAAGGCCTTTGTGTTTCCGCCGGAAGAGGACTTCGGTATGGTGCCGTTAGAGGCTATGGCCGTCGGTACGCCGGTGATTGCCTATGATGGCGGTGGCGCTCCGGAGTATGTGACGGACGGCGAGACGGGTGTGCTCTTTGGATCGCAAACCGGTGCGGCGTTGGCTGATGCGGTGCAGCGATTTGAGGGGATGACATTTGATGAGGGGGTGATTCGGGCGCGGGCCAAAGAGTTTGATGCGTCAATATTTCGCAAAACCATGGCAAAATTTGTGCGAGATAAATGGGATGTTTTTACCTTGAATAAGGGTACTTTGCGCCCTTAG
- a CDS encoding sugar transferase, with translation MRKRSELFFSVILVPLDFLALLGAFAAAYIIRVKLEDKPVAHPIPAAEFVHVLLILLPLWIVIFALSGLYVQSNLRGKLGEIGKVFVAVSGGVMLSILLDFFQPQSLFPSKAVPIYAYGLGLVFVLLSRTLVRWLQRWLFQFGVGVHNAVIIGSGEIAQRMVPDLQQAFSGYRLLACVDRSRGAAKRMRGVPVFDALEEAIAAVAPDGNLDEIIQADSALEQDEILALVNYAANHQIGYRFVPNQFGLYASNSVLGTLAGVQMIEIRLTPLDGWGRVAKRVFDLMGSALAIVVLSPLLVGLALLIKLRDPSGPVLYRHHRLSRSGRSVGVLKFRTMEWRYCDGPGRPFTSAEETLRAMGRPELIAEFKRAHKIENDPRVSRFGRFLRRTSLDELPQFLNVLKGEMSLVGPRPIVAAELDHYGQRGATFLALKPGMTGLWQISGRSDISYDDRVKLDIYYVEHWGLLLDTKILLKTALTFLAGKGAY, from the coding sequence ATGCGCAAACGAAGCGAATTATTTTTTAGCGTAATACTTGTGCCATTGGATTTTTTGGCGCTGCTAGGTGCGTTTGCGGCGGCCTATATTATTCGGGTGAAGCTGGAGGACAAACCGGTGGCTCATCCGATTCCAGCGGCTGAATTTGTGCACGTGCTGCTGATTTTGCTGCCGCTGTGGATTGTGATTTTTGCGTTGTCGGGGTTGTACGTGCAGTCGAACTTACGCGGGAAGCTGGGTGAGATCGGCAAGGTCTTTGTGGCGGTGTCGGGTGGAGTGATGCTGAGCATTTTGCTGGATTTCTTTCAGCCGCAGTCGTTGTTTCCGTCTAAGGCGGTGCCGATTTATGCTTACGGTTTGGGGCTGGTGTTTGTGTTGCTGTCGCGGACGCTGGTGCGTTGGCTGCAGCGGTGGTTGTTTCAGTTTGGAGTGGGGGTGCATAACGCGGTGATCATTGGTAGCGGCGAGATTGCGCAGCGGATGGTGCCGGATTTGCAGCAGGCGTTTTCGGGTTACCGGCTGCTGGCGTGCGTGGACCGGTCGCGGGGAGCGGCGAAGCGGATGCGGGGGGTGCCGGTGTTTGACGCGCTCGAGGAGGCGATCGCGGCAGTGGCGCCGGACGGTAATTTGGATGAAATTATTCAGGCCGATTCGGCGCTGGAGCAGGACGAGATTTTGGCGCTGGTAAATTATGCGGCTAATCACCAGATTGGGTACCGGTTTGTGCCGAACCAGTTTGGGCTGTACGCCTCAAACTCGGTGCTTGGTACGTTGGCCGGGGTGCAAATGATTGAGATTCGGCTCACCCCGCTTGATGGTTGGGGGCGGGTGGCGAAGCGGGTGTTTGACTTGATGGGTTCGGCGTTGGCCATAGTGGTGTTGTCGCCGTTGCTGGTGGGGCTGGCGTTGCTGATAAAACTGCGGGACCCGAGTGGCCCGGTGTTGTATCGGCATCATCGTTTGAGCCGAAGCGGACGCTCGGTGGGGGTGCTGAAGTTTCGGACGATGGAATGGCGCTATTGTGACGGGCCGGGGCGTCCGTTTACGAGTGCCGAGGAGACGCTGCGAGCGATGGGCCGCCCTGAGCTGATAGCGGAATTTAAGCGGGCGCACAAAATAGAGAATGATCCGCGGGTGAGTCGATTTGGGCGGTTTTTGCGCCGCACCAGTCTGGATGAATTGCCGCAGTTTTTGAATGTGCTGAAGGGTGAAATGAGTCTGGTGGGGCCGCGGCCGATTGTGGCGGCGGAGTTGGATCATTACGGCCAGCGGGGTGCGACCTTCTTGGCGCTCAAGCCGGGAATGACGGGGTTGTGGCAGATTTCGGGACGGAGTGATATTAGCTATGATGACCGGGTGAAGCTTGATATTTATTACGTCGAGCACTGGGGCTTGCTACTTGATACCAAGATTTTGCTGAAGACAGCGCTGACGTTTTTGGCCGGTAAGGGGGCATACTGA
- a CDS encoding NUDIX domain-containing protein — translation MPRFDDGRIDFTGARKAPVLNVVVYYEGKILIVKRSQKVGTYRGLWNGISGFIDEPKSIEEFAKQELMEEVAFDERVIASMGVCRPYEVDDQGIGRTWVVYPVLVMLRQKPAITLDWEHTDFAWINPEALKGYEYVKDFDVSVREALARMSE, via the coding sequence TTGCCTCGTTTTGATGACGGCCGGATCGACTTCACTGGTGCGCGCAAAGCGCCAGTGTTGAATGTGGTTGTTTATTATGAGGGAAAAATTCTTATCGTAAAACGTAGCCAGAAAGTAGGCACCTACCGGGGCCTGTGGAATGGAATTTCTGGGTTTATCGATGAGCCAAAATCGATTGAGGAGTTTGCTAAACAGGAGCTCATGGAAGAGGTGGCCTTTGATGAGCGCGTCATTGCGAGCATGGGCGTTTGCAGGCCGTATGAAGTTGATGACCAGGGCATCGGCCGGACATGGGTGGTATACCCGGTATTGGTAATGTTGCGTCAAAAACCGGCTATTACCTTGGATTGGGAGCACACCGATTTTGCTTGGATCAATCCCGAAGCACTCAAGGGCTATGAATATGTTAAGGACTTTGATGTCAGCGTCAGGGAGGCGTTGGCTAGGATGTCGGAATGA
- a CDS encoding histidine phosphatase family protein has translation MVTIIFEAHSTSLDNEAELSSGWNDVDLSEAGLRQSSELGTRYKDRLPDAVFCSDLQRSYKTAAIAFKDRLVPIFIDSRLRECGYGKLTQAPKSEVEAKKAEHISKPFPDGESYEQTSRRVAKFLEDLRVSYQNKTVVIIGHRATQYGFEEHLLGKKLEDIISEPWKWQPGWVYSA, from the coding sequence ATGGTAACCATTATTTTCGAGGCTCATTCGACCTCGTTGGACAACGAAGCTGAGCTTTCGTCGGGGTGGAATGATGTCGATCTCTCGGAAGCCGGATTGCGTCAATCTTCTGAGCTGGGAACCCGGTATAAGGACCGTTTGCCCGATGCGGTATTTTGCTCGGATTTGCAGCGAAGCTATAAGACGGCTGCAATTGCTTTCAAGGATAGGCTGGTTCCGATATTCATTGATTCGAGATTGCGCGAATGTGGTTACGGGAAGCTGACCCAAGCTCCTAAAAGTGAGGTTGAGGCAAAAAAAGCCGAGCACATTAGCAAGCCGTTCCCTGATGGCGAGAGCTACGAACAGACTTCTAGGCGGGTGGCTAAGTTTCTGGAAGATCTCAGGGTGTCGTATCAAAATAAGACCGTTGTGATTATAGGTCATCGGGCGACCCAGTATGGGTTTGAAGAACATTTGCTGGGTAAGAAGCTTGAGGATATCATATCGGAACCCTGGAAGTGGCAGCCCGGATGGGTGTATTCGGCTTGA
- a CDS encoding PIN domain-containing protein encodes MSALDTNLVLRLLLEDHPAQSPATVAMVAKGRRSEFTVEDVVLFECVWILQGSAYGFDRRLIADLITELTRIEQIACNRLLISQVMPVYVHHKAVSFIDIALAVYAELNGTGPLLTYDKKLAKALPHLVRLVA; translated from the coding sequence GTGAGCGCACTTGATACCAACCTGGTGTTGCGGCTGTTGCTCGAGGATCATCCGGCCCAGTCGCCGGCAACGGTGGCGATGGTAGCGAAGGGCCGCAGGAGTGAATTTACGGTTGAGGATGTGGTGTTGTTTGAGTGTGTGTGGATTTTGCAGGGGTCGGCCTATGGATTCGATCGGCGGTTAATTGCTGATCTCATCACCGAGCTTACGAGGATTGAGCAAATTGCCTGTAATCGGCTCCTGATATCCCAAGTTATGCCGGTATATGTTCATCATAAGGCGGTGTCGTTCATCGACATTGCGCTGGCGGTTTATGCGGAACTGAATGGAACCGGGCCATTGCTTACATACGATAAGAAATTGGCAAAGGCTTTGCCCCATCTGGTGCGGTTAGTTGCATAA
- a CDS encoding AbrB/MazE/SpoVT family DNA-binding domain-containing protein → MKYSSTMTSKGQVTIPVEIRRKLGLKPGQAVSFDLSGDIATIEQPDWHKELAALHARVREHMQRTNRTFPQTDDELREVRLQAHRDAAAYRVERMRESE, encoded by the coding sequence ATGAAGTATTCGTCTACCATGACTAGCAAGGGGCAGGTGACCATTCCGGTCGAGATTCGGCGTAAGCTGGGGCTCAAGCCGGGACAGGCGGTGAGTTTTGATTTGTCCGGGGATATCGCTACGATTGAGCAGCCGGATTGGCATAAGGAGTTGGCGGCGCTCCACGCTCGCGTGCGAGAGCATATGCAGCGCACCAACCGAACCTTCCCGCAGACCGATGATGAACTGAGGGAGGTTCGTTTACAGGCTCATCGCGATGCGGCGGCCTATCGAGTAGAGCGAATGCGAGAGTCGGAGTGA
- the dut gene encoding dUTP diphosphatase, with protein MKVRIINKSRHPLPEYHTAGAAALDVRANLEAPVTLGPLGRALVPTGLFVAVPEGYEMQVRPRSGLAAKHGVTTVNAPGTIDSDYRGELKIIMVNLSDEPYTIEDGDRVAQVLVKPVERVEWVEVEAHDETERGEQGYGHTGR; from the coding sequence ATGAAAGTTCGGATTATCAATAAGAGCCGGCATCCGCTGCCGGAGTATCATACGGCGGGAGCGGCGGCGCTCGATGTGCGGGCCAACCTGGAGGCGCCGGTGACGCTGGGGCCGCTGGGCCGGGCGCTGGTGCCTACGGGGCTGTTTGTGGCGGTGCCGGAGGGCTACGAGATGCAGGTGCGGCCGCGTAGTGGGCTGGCTGCCAAGCACGGGGTGACGACGGTGAACGCGCCGGGGACGATTGATTCGGATTACCGGGGTGAGCTCAAGATCATCATGGTGAATCTATCGGACGAGCCGTATACGATCGAGGACGGTGATCGAGTGGCGCAGGTGCTCGTGAAGCCGGTGGAGCGCGTGGAGTGGGTCGAGGTGGAGGCGCACGATGAGACCGAGCGCGGGGAGCAGGGGTACGGGCATACCGGGCGCTGA
- a CDS encoding IS630 family transposase, whose product MRKTNITNEEKILLKEYAKTSPLILIRYKAGAVLMANKGMSSADIGDIQDRSSRTVGSWLNAWRTSRLSMIFTGHAGNDNASPLTRDQRQEVKQALSSPPSDFGLPQAFWDVPQLKTYLQTKFEIVYESPQSYHFLLRFSNLSFKYPDTFDLRRNVATIEARMREIHAEVAPLLTSKEWEVFAVDEVRIEQEAITRRAWLKKGKRTIVKVDRDKEAQSYIGFLNQKSFTCEVYEMPWQNQEEVLKAFELFLKNHPDKKIAIIWDNAAFHKGRAIRTALAKGQLLERVHLIPMPPYAPDNNPIEHVWNTTKQAVANIQRSTFEDTKKAFTGYIAGRLFKYGL is encoded by the coding sequence ATGCGTAAAACAAATATCACCAACGAAGAAAAGATTCTTTTAAAGGAATATGCCAAAACCTCCCCACTCATCCTCATACGATATAAAGCTGGGGCCGTACTCATGGCGAATAAAGGGATGTCATCCGCTGACATTGGCGACATCCAAGACCGCTCCTCACGAACCGTGGGGAGCTGGCTCAATGCCTGGCGAACTAGTCGCCTCAGCATGATATTCACCGGCCACGCCGGCAATGACAACGCCAGTCCTCTAACCCGCGACCAGCGCCAAGAGGTCAAGCAGGCGCTCAGCTCTCCACCCTCCGACTTTGGCTTGCCTCAGGCCTTCTGGGATGTACCCCAGCTCAAAACCTACCTCCAGACCAAGTTTGAGATTGTGTATGAATCTCCGCAGTCATATCATTTCCTCCTACGGTTTAGTAATCTGTCGTTTAAGTACCCGGATACCTTTGACCTCAGGCGCAATGTGGCTACGATTGAGGCCCGGATGCGAGAAATCCATGCTGAAGTTGCCCCGCTGCTTACCAGCAAGGAGTGGGAAGTGTTTGCCGTTGACGAAGTCCGGATAGAACAAGAAGCTATTACCCGCCGGGCTTGGCTCAAAAAGGGCAAGCGCACCATTGTCAAAGTCGACCGGGACAAAGAGGCTCAGAGCTATATCGGGTTCTTGAACCAGAAATCGTTCACCTGCGAAGTGTATGAAATGCCCTGGCAAAACCAGGAAGAGGTGTTGAAGGCATTCGAGCTCTTCTTGAAAAACCACCCAGACAAGAAGATTGCCATTATCTGGGACAATGCCGCCTTCCACAAAGGTCGTGCGATTCGAACAGCCTTAGCCAAAGGCCAACTCTTGGAGCGGGTCCACCTCATCCCCATGCCGCCCTATGCCCCTGACAACAATCCAATTGAGCATGTTTGGAACACCACCAAGCAAGCTGTAGCCAATATTCAGCGTTCTACCTTTGAAGACACAAAAAAGGCCTTTACCGGCTATATTGCCGGAAGGCTGTTTAAATATGGTTTATGA
- a CDS encoding site-2 protease family protein, which yields MHDPIQILAQVVALVLALTLHEFAHALMGHYLGDTTAKDKGRLTLNPLAHIDPFATLALPLFLIVVGSPVVFGAAKPVPFNPWAVRWGRWGAALVALAGPFTNLLLACFFALCAQLLPFSSVGATFFAALIIVNVGLFVFNMIPFPPLDGSRLLYAVAPPGLREVMDRIEQSGFVVLLAVMLLGYQFIAPWVAQATIAIVRLLVPASSVL from the coding sequence ATGCATGATCCGATTCAAATTTTGGCCCAGGTGGTGGCGTTGGTACTGGCGCTCACGCTGCACGAATTTGCGCATGCGCTCATGGGGCACTATCTGGGCGATACGACAGCTAAAGATAAGGGCCGGCTGACGCTCAATCCGCTCGCGCACATCGATCCGTTTGCCACATTGGCGCTGCCATTGTTTTTGATTGTGGTGGGTTCGCCGGTGGTGTTTGGGGCGGCCAAGCCGGTGCCGTTTAACCCGTGGGCGGTGCGCTGGGGGCGGTGGGGTGCGGCGTTGGTGGCTTTGGCCGGGCCGTTTACCAACCTGTTGTTGGCGTGCTTTTTTGCCCTGTGTGCGCAACTATTGCCGTTTAGCTCGGTGGGCGCCACCTTTTTCGCGGCACTCATTATCGTGAACGTAGGGTTGTTTGTGTTTAACATGATTCCGTTTCCGCCGCTGGATGGTTCGCGGCTGCTGTATGCGGTGGCGCCGCCGGGCTTGCGCGAGGTGATGGACCGGATAGAGCAGTCCGGGTTTGTGGTGCTGCTGGCGGTGATGTTGCTCGGGTATCAATTTATCGCGCCGTGGGTGGCGCAGGCGACGATCGCGATTGTGCGGCTGCTGGTGCCGGCAAGTAGCGTGCTCTAA
- the rpmB gene encoding 50S ribosomal protein L28 produces MSYACDITGKGKQFGNNVPFSQKKTRKVWKPNLQPKTITIGGQKVRLKLATSTIRTLKKWEREEVAKLAKIEAAKAVPAAA; encoded by the coding sequence ATGTCTTACGCATGCGACATCACGGGCAAGGGCAAGCAGTTCGGCAATAACGTGCCGTTTTCCCAAAAGAAGACCCGCAAGGTCTGGAAGCCCAATCTCCAACCCAAGACGATTACCATCGGCGGCCAAAAGGTTCGGCTGAAGTTGGCCACGTCCACTATCCGCACCCTCAAGAAATGGGAGCGGGAAGAAGTTGCCAAGCTAGCCAAGATCGAAGCCGCCAAAGCCGTTCCCGCCGCCGCCTAA
- a CDS encoding MBL fold metallo-hydrolase produces the protein MMDITYLGAGSVKLSGRNLNVVSDPVGSAKADVVVVTGPAEGGTWLEVAGAMVIDGPGEYEVKGAMITGAPARLHIDEDGHRGTAFSVLVDGVNVVVVGNISGKLDEDQVENLGQVDVLVVPVGGGGLTLDAEGAADVVAQLEPGYVVPVHYDDGITTYPVPQAGLEKFLKEMGANPEPESKLRVNAKEAPAETQVVVLTRVGS, from the coding sequence ATGATGGATATTACGTATCTGGGGGCAGGAAGTGTGAAGCTGTCGGGGCGCAACCTCAATGTGGTGAGCGACCCAGTGGGTTCGGCCAAGGCTGACGTGGTGGTGGTGACTGGGCCGGCCGAGGGCGGAACATGGCTCGAGGTCGCGGGGGCGATGGTGATCGACGGCCCCGGTGAGTACGAGGTGAAGGGGGCAATGATCACCGGCGCTCCGGCTCGGCTGCACATTGACGAAGACGGCCACCGCGGCACGGCTTTTAGCGTGCTGGTTGATGGGGTGAACGTGGTGGTGGTTGGTAATATCTCGGGCAAGCTCGACGAGGACCAGGTTGAGAATCTCGGCCAGGTGGACGTGCTGGTGGTGCCGGTGGGTGGGGGCGGCCTCACGCTCGACGCCGAGGGGGCGGCCGATGTGGTGGCGCAGCTCGAGCCTGGCTACGTGGTGCCGGTGCATTATGATGACGGAATTACAACATATCCCGTCCCGCAGGCGGGGCTGGAGAAGTTTTTGAAGGAAATGGGGGCTAACCCCGAGCCGGAGAGCAAGCTGCGCGTGAATGCCAAGGAGGCGCCGGCCGAAACGCAGGTGGTGGTGCTGACGCGGGTTGGCTCCTGA